DNA from Petropleomorpha daqingensis:
TGGACATCGCCGTCGACCAGGGCGGCTGCTTCGAGGACACCCGGCCGACCACGCACGACGCGCCGACCTTCCGGGTGCACGAGTCGGTCTTCTACTGCGTGGCCAACATGCCCGGCGCCGTCCCGAACACCTCGACCTTCGCGCTGACCAACGTGACGCTGCCCTACGTGATGGCGCTGGCCAACGAGGGGACGGCGGCCGCGGTGCGCGCGCACGCCGACCTCGCGCACGGCGTCAACGTCGTGGCCGGCCAGGTCGTGCTGCCCGAGGTCGCCGAGGCGCACGGGATGAAGAGCGTCCCGTGGGAGGAGGTGCTCGTCTGACCGCCACCGTCTCCGACGTCTCCGCCATCGAGCGGGTCGTCACCGGCTACCTGGACCACCTGACCGTCGAGCGCGGCCTCGCCGCCAACAGCATCGCCTCCTACCGCCGCGACCTGCGGCGCTACACCGCGTACCTGGCCGGCGCCGGCGTCACCGCGCTGCGCGAGATCGCCGAGTCCGACGTCGAGGGCTTCCTGGTGGCGCTGCGGCAGGGGGACGACGAGCACCCGCCGCTGTCGGCGAGCTCGGCGGCGCGCGCGGTCGTCGCCGTCCGCGGGCTGCACCGCTTCGCCCTGCTCGACGGGCTGGTGCCCGACGACGTCGCCCACGAGGTGCGCCCGCCGTCGCCGGCGAAGCGGCTGCCCAAGGCGATCCCGGTCGAGTCGGTCGTCGCGCTCATCGAGGCCGCCGGGTCGGTGGAGGGCCCGCGCGGGCTGCGCGACCGGGCGCTGCTGGAGCTGCTGTACAGCACCGGCGCGCGCATCTCCGAGGCGGTCGGGCTGGCCGTCGACGACCTCGACCACGGGCAGGCCGCCGTCCGGCTGGCCGGCAAAGGCGGCAAGGAGCGCGTCGTCCCGGTCGGCTCCTACGCGCTCAAGGCGGTCGAGGACTACCTGGTCCGTGCCAGGCCGGCGCTGGCCGCGGCCGGCCGGGCCGGGGTGCGCGGCGGTGCGCTGTTCCTCAACGTCCGCGGCGGGTCGCTGTCGCGGCAGAGCGCGTGGGCGATCCTCCGGACGGCGGCCGAGCGGGCCGGCCTCACGGCGGAGGTCTCGCCGCACACCCTGCGGCACTCCTTCGCCACCCACCTGCTCGACGGCGGCGCCGACGTCCGCGTCGTCCAGGAGCTGCTCGGCCACGCGTCGGTGACGACGACCCAGGTCTACACGCTGGTCACCGTGGACCGGCTGCGCGAGGTCTACGCCAGCAGCCATCCGCGGGCACTGAGGTGACAGCGGTCCACAGGCTTCCTCGGTAGGTTCTGCCAACTGCCTCGGCTCAACCCGTTCGCTGGTTGGCATCCTTCGACACGTCACACTCCGTTGTCGGCGTGCCTCCTCAGGAATGCGCGCCAGCTTCCCTACGGTCGGGGACACCCGAGCGGGCAGGACGGCTGACCGCACCCGGATGACCCCGGATCGGGCAGGCACTGGAGGCAACGGACACCATGGCGACCCGAGCGGACGCGGCAAGCCCCGCCGTCGCGCGCCCGCAGGACACCGATCCGGAGATGGGTGCTGCGGCGCTGCGGTCGGGAGACCCGGCCAAGGCGCGTCAGACCAAGCTGCCCGACCCGAAGCCGCTCACCGAGCACGGGCCGGCGCGGGTCATCGCGATGTGCAACCAGAAGGGCGGCGTCGGCAAGACGACGTCGACCATCAACCTGGGCGCCGCGCTGGTCGAGCACGGCCGCAAGGTGCTGCTCGTCGACCTGGACCCGCAGGGTGCGCTGTCGGTGGGGCTGGGCGTGCCGGCCCAGAACCTGGACCGCACCATCTACAACGCCCTGATGGAGCGCAACACCACGCTCGCCGACGTCACGGTGCCCACCGACATCCCGGGCCTGGACCTCGTGCCGAGCAACATCGACCTGTCGGCCGCCGAGGTGCAGCTGGTCAGCGAGGTCGCCCGCGAGCAGACCCTGCTGCGCGTGCTGGCCGCCGCCCGCGAGCACTACGACTACATCCTCATCGACTGCCAGCCCTCGCTGGGCCTGCTCACGGTGAACGCGCTCACCGCGGCGCAGGGCGTGATCATCCCGCTGGAGTGCGAGTTCTTCTCGCTGCGCGGCGTGGCCCTGCTGGTCGACACGATCGACAAGGTCAAGGAGCGGCTCAACCCGTCGCTGGAGATCTCCGGCATCCTCGCCACGATGTACGACTCGCGGACCGTGCACTGCCGCGAGGTGTTCAGCCGGGTGGTCGAGGCCTTCGGCGACACCGTCTTCCAGACCGTGATCACCCGCACCGTCCGGTTCCCGGAGACCACCGTCGCCGGGCAGCCGATCACCACCTGGGCCCCGACGTCCTCCGGCGCGTCGGCCTACCGCGACCTCGCCAAGGAGGTGCTGGCGCTGTGACCCGCCGGCCCGTGCTCCCCGGCGCGAACGAGCTGTTCCGCCGCACCGACACCCCGCCCGTCGAGGCCGAGGTCACCGAGCTGCCCAGCCTCAGCTCGACGGCCAGCTCGCCGGCCATGCGCGGCGGCGCCGCCCGCAAGGACGACGTCCAGCCGCTGACGCTGGTGCCCGGTGGCGCCTCGGCCGCCGGCGACGACCTCGCCGCGTTCCGCACGCCCGTTGCGCCGGCGCCGGTGTCGGCGCCGGCCATCCCGACCCGCGGCCGACCGCAGAAGTCGATGCGCGCCGACCGGACCAAGCACGACGAGAAGATCACCGTCTACCTCTCCGCCGAGGAGCTCCTCGGCCTGGAGGGCGCCCGCCTGGTGCTGCGCGGTCAGCACGGCGTCGCCGCCGACCGCGGGCGGATCGTCCGCGAGGCGGTCGCGGTGATCCTCGCCGACCTCGAGGAGCGCGGCGACGAGTCGGTGCTGGTCCGGCGGCTGCGCGGGGCCTGAGCATCACCGCTCGACCTGATGGACCACCGCGCCACGGCACGGCGAACCATCAGGAGGTGCGGCTCACCTCATGACGGAGCTGGTCCGGACGGGCGTCGCCTACGCTCGGCCGACGTGATGGTCAGCAGCCCGCCGGACCCGGCGGCGCAGCCCGAGGGCGGGCAGCGGTTCACCGTCAAGCTGACCAACTTCGAGGGCCCGTTCGACCTGCTGCTGCAGCTGATCGGCAAGCACAAGCTCGACGTCACCGAGATCGCGCTGTCGAAGGTCACCGACGAGTTCATCGCGCACCTGCGCGCGCTCGGCGACGAGCTCGACCTCGACCAGGCCAGCGAGTTCCTGGTCATCGCCGCCACGCTGCTCGACCTCAAGGCGGCCCGGTTGCTGCCCGCGGCCGAGGTGGAGGACGAGGAGGACCTCGAGCTGCTCGAGGCCCGCGACCTGCTCTTCGCCCGGCTGCTGCAGTACAAGGCCTACAAGGAGGCCGCCGCGTTCCTGCGCGAGCGGGAGGCGCAGGCCGCCCGGCGGTTCGCCCGCGACGCCGCGCTGGAGCCGCGGTTCGCCGAGCTCATGCCCGAGGTGCTGCTCGGCATCACCCCGCAGCAGTTCGCCGCGCTGGCCGCCAGGGCGCTGACCCCGAAGGCGCCGCAGACGGTGAGCGTCAGCCATCTGCACGCCCCCGCGGTCAGCGTCGCCGAGCAGCTGCTCGCCGTCCGCAACCAGCTGATCCGCTCCGGGACGGCGAGCTTCCGGGCGCTGACCGCTGACTGCGCGCACACCGTCGAGGTGGTGGCCCGCTTCCTCGCGCTGCTGGAGCTGTACCGGCAGCAGCGCGTGGTCTTCGAGCAGGTGACGCCCCTGGGCGACCTGTCCGTGCGCTGGACCGGGGGCACCGCGGACGACGAGCCCACGGACGCCGACGAGGAGTACGCATGACCGAGGGCGAGAAGACGCCGATCTCCTGGGACGCGCTCGCCGCCGAGCTGGCCGCCACGCGCGAGGAGGCCGAGGCCCGCGGCGACGCCGACCCGGAGACCTGGGACGCCGTCGCCTCGCAGCTGGCCGCGCGGGTCGCCGAGCGCGAGCCGGAGGCCGTCGAGATCCTGCCGCCGGTCGACGAGCCGGCGCCGCTACCGCCACCCGTCGCGGCGGTCCCCGCCCCGAAGCCGGAACCCGAACCGGAGCCCGAGCAGCTGGAGATCGCGCTGCTCGAGCCCGAGGAGCTGCGCGGCGGCCTGGAAGCGCTGCTGTTCGTCATGGACGACCCGGTCGACGTCGCGACCCTGGCCACCGCGCTGCGCTGCCCGCCGCACCAGGTGGTCGAGGGCCTGGCCGGGCTCGCCGAGGAGTACGACCGGCGCCGATCCGGACTCGTCCTGCGCAAGGTGGGGGAGGGGTGGCGGCTCTACACCCGCGACGACTACGCCGAGGTGGTGGAGCGCTACCTGGTCGGCGGGCAGCAGAGCCGGCTCACCCAGGCCGCGCTGGAGACCCTCGCCGTCATCGCCTACCGGCAGCCGGTCACCCGCTCGCGGGTCTCGGCGATCCGTGGGGTCGGGGTGGACGGCGTCATGCGCACGCTGATCGGCCGCGGTCTCGTGCACGAGGTCGGCACCGATCCCGACAGCGGGGGAGGGCTGTACGAGACCACGCCGCTGTTCCTGGAGCGGCTGGGGCTGACCGGCCTCGACGAGCTGCCCGAGCTCGCGCCGCTGCTCCCGGAGACCTCCGCCGTCCTCGACGAGCACCCCGACGCCTGACCGCCACCCGCCGGCCGATCGTCGCGACTTCTGCGATCTCGTGGCTTTCCACCCCTGAATAGCCACGAGATCGCAGAAGTCATGAACCAAGTGCCCGCCGGACGGCGGCGACGACCTCCTCCGGGCGTCCGAGAACATCGGCCGAGCTGAACCGCAGCACCGTCCACCCCTCGAGCACGAGCCGGTTCTGGCGGCGCAGGTCGTCGACGAACGTCTTGCGCTCGCGGTGGTGATCCCCGTCGAACTCGATGAGCACCTTCCGGTCCGGCCAGGCGAGGTCACCGAAGCCGATCTGCCGTCCGCGCTCGTCCATCGCCCGGTGCTGCAGCACCGGACGTGGAAGTCCTGCTTCATGGAGCAACCAGCGCAGGACCGATTCCATCGGCGAGTCGACCTTCGGGTCTGCGACGGCGAGCGCTCGGCGGGCACGGGCCGCGCCGGGACCTGTCGGCCGCCGCGCCAGCGCTGCCTCCAGGTGCGCGGGTCTGCACAAGACGTCGAGCAGCTGGTCGGTGACGGCGAGCAGAGCCGCAGGCTCGAGGACGGCGGCGAGGTCGCGCCAGGTCCGCTCCGGCGTCGTGACGACGAAGCCCCAGCGTCGTTCGACGTCGTCGCTCGCCAACTCCGTCCGATGGAACCGGCGGTCGCTCCGATTCCGCACCCTCGAGCCGGGCGGCACGATCAGGTGCACGACGTCGCTCTCGGGCTGGAGCGGGATGGCCACCTTCCACATGGCCGCGGCCGTGTGATGGCTGATGACCGCTCCTGGTGGCGCCGTCATCAGGATCGCCGGCAGCCTGTTGCGCAACTCTCCGGCGTCCGCCGCGGAGACGTAGGTATCGCGTGACAGCCGAGTGATGTCCCGGTGCCGCAGGTGCCAGTCGGAGAGACCGGCCAGCGCCGCCGCACGACGGGTGCTCGGCTGCTGCAGGCGCGAAGGAACGGGACGGCGAGGCACCCGCACAGGGTGGCGGCGGCGCCGTCGTCCTCGCTGACGTCGTCCACAGCCCCCATGAGTTCTGCGATCTCGTGGCTATCAGGACGTGGAAAGCCACGAGATCGCAGAACTCGCGAGGCGGTCGGACCGGAGCGCGGTCACCCGCGGCGGGCGAGGAGGGCGGCGGCGGCCAGGACGACGGCGGCGATCGCCATGAGGACCAGTTGCGCGGCGCCGTCGGCGATGTCGGAGATCGTGATCACCGGGCAGGCGCAGAGCAGCAGCAGCGCCACGCCGGTCACGGCGCGGCGCGACGAGCTCATCCAGAGCAGCACCGTGCCGATCAGGCCCGCGAGCAGACCCAGCAGGTAGAGCCCCCCGCCGCCGATGTTCACGCCGTACGGCCGCCCACCGGCCCAGAAGACGACGGCGGCGGCCAGCAGCGCCACCGCGCCCACCTCGCAGGCCACCGTGCCCGTCCGTCGGGCGCCGGCGGTGCTCTCCTCGGGATCGGTCACAGCCGCATTCCTACCCGGATGGGAGACTGGACCCCGATGGACATCACCACCGGTGCCGGCGAGGGCTGGTCCGAGGACATGGAGCTCGCGCCGGCACACCCCGGCGACACCGAGGCGCCCGACGCGGCGCACCCCGAGGGGGAGCGGCTGCAGAAGGTGCTCGCCCGCGCCGGGGTCGGATCCCGCCGCGTGGTCGAGAACATGGTCGACGAGGGCCGGATCGCGGTGAACGGCCGCACCGTCACCGTGCAGGGCATGCGGGTCGACCCGCACCGCGACCGGATCGCCGTCGACGGCGTGCGCATCGAGGTCCGCGACGACCGGGTCACCTACGCGCTGAACAAGCCGGCCGGCGTGATCACCGCCATGAGCGACGACCGCGCCCGGCCCACGGTCGGCGACATGGTCGGCGACCTCGCCCCTGGCCTGGTGCACGTCGGCCGGCTCGACCAGGACACCGAGGGCCTGCTGCTGGTCACCAACGACGGCGAGCTGGCCCACCGGCTGGCCCACCCGTCCTACGAGGTGCCGAAGACCTACCTCGCCCAGGTGAGCGGCTCGGTGCCCCGCGACATGGCCAAGCGCCTGCGCGCCGGGATCGAGCTGGACGACGGCCCGGTCAAGGTCGACGCCTTCCGGGTCGTCGACACCCACGCCGGCCAGTCCGTCGTCGAGGTGGTGCTCCACGAGGGCCGCAAGCACATCGTGCGCCGGCTGCTGGCGGAGGTCGGGCTGCCGGTGTCGCGGCTGACCCGGACGGCGGTCGGACCGGTGCAGCTCAACCGGATGCGGGTCGGTTCGATCCGCAAGCTCACCCGCCAGGAGCTCGGGTCCCTGCAGGAGCTCGTCGGGTTGTAGGTGAGGTGCTGGAACGGCCCTCGTCCAGGGCCCCGACCTGAGCTTGCGAAGGTCGGGCGGGACGGGGGTCCTTCTAGACTCGACAGGGCTCCCGGGCAGTACGGGGTGCCGGGAGCGAAGGAGAGTGCATGGCCGTCCGCGCCATCCGGGGCGCCACGCAGGTGGACGCCGACGACCGGGAGCAGGTGCTCGAGGCCACCCGTGAGCTGGTCACCGCCGTCATGGACCGCAACGCGCTGGTCCACGACGACGTCATCAGCATCCTGTTCACCGCGACCCCGGACATCGTCTCGGAGTTCCCGGCGCTGGCCGCCCGCGAGCTCGGCTTCGGCGACGTGCCGCTCATGTGCGCCACCGAGATGAACGTGCCGCACGCGCTGCCGCGGGTGCTGCGCCTCATGGCGCACGTCGACGTGGAGAAGCCGCGCGAGGACATCCAGCACGTCTACCTGCGCGGCGCGGTGGCCCTGCGAAGGGACATCGCCCAGTGAGCGAGCATCGCAGCGAGGAACGAGCGAGGAGCAGAGCCCAGTGACCGCCGAGTTCAGCGGGCAGATCACGCTCGACGGCCCGTCGGGCACCGGCAAGTCCAGCGTCGCCCGGCAGGTCGCCCAGCAGCTGGGCGCGCACTACCTCGACACCGGCGCGATGTACCGGGCCGCCACCGTCGCGGTGCTCGACGCCGGCGTCGCCCTCGACGACAAGGTCGCCGTCGCCCGCGCGGTGTCGGCGGCCACGATCGAGGTCGGCACCGACGCCCGGCGCGAGAAGGTCAAGGTGGACGGCGTCGACGTGCGGCAGCGGATCCGCGGCGCCGAGGTCACCCGGGCGGTCTCGCCGGTCTCCGCCGTCCCCGCCGTCCGCAGGCTGCTGGTCGCCCGCCAGCGGGAGCTGGTGAACGGGGCCGACGCGGTCGTGGTCGAGGGCCGCGACATCGGCACCGTCGTCCTGCCCGACGCGACGCTGAAGATCTACCTCACCGCCTCGCCCGAGGTGCGCGCCCAGCGCCGGGCCGGGCAGCTCGGGGTCACCGACCCCGACAAGATCGCCGCGCTGGCCGCCGACCTGCGCCGCCGTGACGACTACGACAGCCGCCGCGCCGACAGCCCGCTGCGGCCGGCCGAGGACGCCGTCGTCGTCGACAGCACCGACCTGGCGCAGGAGGAGACCGTGGCCAAGGTCGTCGCGCTGGCGCTCGACGCCGTCCGGACAGGGCAGGCGTCATGAGCGTGGAGCAGACGGGCCCGCTGCCCGTGGTGGCGATCGTCGGGCGGCCCAACGTCGGCAAGTCGACGCTGGTCAACCGGATCCTGGGCCGGCGGGCCGCCGTCGTCCAGGACACCCCGGGCGTCACCCGCGACCGGATCGCCTACGAGGCGCTGTGGAACGGCAAGCGGTTCACCCTCGTCGACACCGGCGGCTGGGACCCGAAGGCGGCCGGGCTGGGGGCTTCGATCACCCGCCAGGCCGAGTACGCCATGAACACCGCCGACGTCATCGTCTTCGTCGTCGACAGCTCGGTCGGCGCCACCGACACCGACCTGGCCGCCGCGCGCATCCTCCGGCGAGCCGACCGGCCGGTGGTCCTCGTGGCCAACAAGGTCGACGACGAGCGCAGCGAGGCCAACGCCGCCGAGCTGTGGTCGCTGGGCCTGGGCGAGCCGAACCCGGTCAGCGCCCTGCACGGCCGCAACTCCGGAGACCTGCTCGACCTGATCCTCGACGCGATGCCCGAGGCGCCGCGCGAGCAGGAGGAGGAGGGCGGCCCGCGCCGCGTCGCCCTCGTCGGCCGGCCCAACGTCGGCAAGTCCAGCCTGCTCAACCGGCTGGCCAAGGACGAGCGCTCGGTCGTCGACTCGGTCGCCGGCACCACCGTCGACCCGGTCGACTCGATCGTCACCCTCGGCGGCGAGGAGTGGCGCTTCGTCGACACCGCCGGCCTGCGCCGCAAGGTGTCGACGGCGTCGGGCACCGAGTACTACGCCAGCCTGCGCACCGAGGCCGCGATCCAGGCCGCCGAGGTGGCGATCGTGCTGCTGGCCGCCGACGAGGTGATCAGCGAGCAGGACCAGCGGGTGATCACCCAGGTCATCGAGGCCGGCCGCGCGCTGGTGCTGGCGATCAACAAGTGGGACACCCTCGACGAGGACCGCCACTTCCAGCTGGAGAAGGAGGTCGAGCGCGACCTCTCCCGGGTGAAGTGGGCCAGCCGGGTCAACATCTCGGCCAAGACCGGCCGTGGGGTGGACAAGCTCGCCCAGCACCTGCGGGCCGCGCTGGCCTCGTGGGAGACCCGGGTGCCGACGGCGGAGCTCAACACCTACGTCCGGCAGCTCGTGCAGGAGACCCCGCCGCCGGCCCGCGGTGGGCGCGCCCCGCGGATCAAGTACGTGACGCAGGCCGACGTCCGCCCGCCGCGGTTCGTCGTCTTCTCCACCGGGTTCCTCGAGGCCGGCTACCGGCGGTTCCTGGAGCGCAAGCTGCGGGAGCGGTACGGCTTCGACGGCTCGCCGATCGTCGTCTCGGTCAAGGTGCAGAGTGGCCGCGGGAGCGACAAGAAGTCCTGACCTGCGTCCGGCCCGTCCCGCGGACGCCGGCCAGGTCGCCGACGTGTGGTTGCGCTCGTTCGCGGCCGCCCTGCCGGGGGTGCGCCGGGCGCACTCGGATGACGAGGTGCGCCGGTGGGTCGCCGAGGTCCTGCTGCCGACCCACGACGTCTGGGTGGCCGACGACGGCGGCACCGTGGTCGGCCTCCTGGCGCTGTCCGACGGCCGGCTCGACCAGCTCTACCTCGCCCCGGACCGGCGCGGTCGCGGGCTCGGCGACCGGTTCGTCGCGCTGGCCAAGCAGCGTCAGCCGGGCGGCCTGCAGCTGTGGACCTTCCAGGCCAACGAGCCGGCGTGGCGCTTCTACCTGCGCCACGGGTTCGTCGAGGTCGAGCGCACCGACGGGTCGCGCAACGAGGAGCGCGAGCCCGACGTCCGGCTCGTCTGGGACCCCCGTGGGTGCCCGCCGTGAGCGCCTTCGACCTCGCCCTGCCGCGGCGGGTGCTGTTCGGGCCGGGCCGCGCCGCCGAGCTCGCCGGGCTGCTGCCGGCGCTGGGGGAGCGGCCCGTGCTCTGCACCGGCCGCGACCCGGCGCGGCACGGGCACCTGCTGGGCCGCGCGCCGGCCGCCGTCGTGACCGTCGCCCGCGAGCCCACGGTCGACGACGTCCGGGCGGCGACCCACCGGGCGCGGGCAGTCGGCGCCGACGTGGTCGTGGCGATCGGCGGCGGCAGCGTGCTCGACCTGGGCAAGGCGGTGGCGGTGCTGCTCGGCAACGGCACCGATCCGCTCGACCACCTGGAGGTCGTGGGCCGCGGACTGCCGATCGAGCGGCCGGGGGTGCCGTTCGTCGCGGTGCCGACCACAGCGGGCACCGGCGCCGAGGCGACCGCCAACGCCGTCCTGACCTCGCCCGCGCACGGGCTCAAGGCGAGCCTGCGCAGCCCGCACCTGCTGGCCGCGGTCGCCCTGGTCGACCCGCTGCTGACGCTCGGCTGCCCTCCGGAGGTGACCGCGAGCAGCGGGCTGGACGCGCTGACCCAGTGCCTCGAGCCCTACGTCTCACCCCAGGCCAACCCGGCCACCGACGCCGTCGCGGCCGAGGGGCTGCGGCGCGCCGCCCGGTCGCTGGCGCGGGCGTACGCGCACGGCGACGACGCCGCGGCCCGCGAGGACATGGCGCTGTGCAGCCTGTTCGGCGGCATCGCCCTGGCCAACGCGAAGCTCGGGGCGGTGCACGGCCTCGCCGGCGTCGTCGGCGGCACGGTGGACGCGCCGCACGGCGCGGTGTGCGCCGCGCTGCTCGCGCCGGTCGTCGAGGCGAACCTCCGGGCGCTCCGCGAGCGAGAGCCGGGCTCGCCCGCGCTGTCGCGCTACGCCGCGGTGGCCCGGCTGCTGACCGGCCGGGACGACGCGGTCGCCGACGACGCGGTGACCTGGCTGCGGGAGACCGTGCGCGCCCTCGACGTGCCGCCCCTCGATCTCCCGCCGGCACTGCACGGCGAGGTCGCCGAGAAGGCGGCGCGCTCCAGCAGCATGCAGGGCAATCCGGTGCGCCTCGGGCCCGACGAGCTCCTCGCGGTCCTCCGGTCGGCGACCTAGAGGTCGACCGCGCTGCCCATCGTGACCGTCCGGTCGCGGGGGAGCCCGAAGTAGGCGGCCGGGTCGGCGGCGTTGTGCGCGAGGAAGAGGAACAGCGACTTGCGCCAGCGGATCATGCCGGGTGCGCCGGTGCGGGTGACCGCGCCGCGGGAGAGGAAGTAGCGGGCGTTCTCGACGTCGGAGATCCCCGGCTCGAGCACCTCGGCTTCGCGGGCCTGCAGCAGCGCCTCGGGGATGTTCGGCTCGTCGGAGAAGCCGAAGGTCACGCACAGGTACTGGATGCGGTCGTCGGGGTGGCCGAGGTCGTCGGTGGTGAACCGGTCGTGCGGCGGGACGTGGGGCACGTTGGCCGACTTGGCCGAGACGATGAGCACGGCGTGGTGCAGCACCTCGTTGACCGCGACGTTGGCGCGCAGGGCCAGCGGCGTGGTCTCCATGCCGGGGTGGGGGAAGACGGCGATGCCCTCGACGCGGTGCGGCGGGTTCTCGTAGAGCTCGTGCACGAAGTCCTCGAGCGGTCCCTCCTGCTCGGCGCGGTTGCGGCCCACGATCTCCCGGCCGCGCCGCCACGTCGTCATGACGGTGAAGACGACGAGGGCGATGAGCAGCGGCAGCCAGCCGCCGTGCAGCACCTTGGACAGGTTCGCGGCGAGGAAGGTCAGCTCGACGCCGCCGAAGGCGACGCCGGCCAGCACCAGCTGCCACGGCTTCCAGTGCCACAGCACGCGGGCGACGATGAGCAGCAGCACCGTGTCGACGACGAGCGCCCCGGTCACCGAGACGCCGTAGGCGGTGGCCAGCCGCTGCGACGACCGGAAGGCGAGCACGACGACGAGCACACCGGCGAACAGCAGCGCGTTGACGCCGGGCAGGTAGATCTGGCCGCCCTCGTGCTGGGAGGTCTGCCGCACGGTCACCGGCGGGAGCAGCCCGAGCTGCACCGCCTGCCGCGACAGCGAGAACGCGCCCGAGATGACGGCCTGGCTGGCGATCACCGTCGCGGCGGTGGCCAGGAAGACCATCGGGATGCGCGCCCACTCGGGGAAGGACAGGAAGAACGGGTTGGCGATGGCTGCCGGGTGCCGGATGATCTCCGAGGCCTGGCCCAGGTAGTTCAGGATCAGCGCCGGGAAGACGACGACGAACCACGCGCGCAGGATCGGCATCCGGCCGAAGTGGCCCATGTCGGCGTAGAGCGCCTCGGCGCCGGTGATCACCAGCACGACGGCGCCCATGGCGATGAACGCGATGAACGGGTGGTCGACGACGAACAGGACGGCGTAGCTCGGCGACAGCCCTGCGAGCACACCGGGGTGCTGGACGACGCCGGCGATCCCGGCGACGGCCAGGGCGGAGAACCACAGCAGCATGACCGGGCCGAACAGCGAGCCCACCTTGCCGGTGCCGAACCGCTGGACGGCGAACAGCACGGTCAGGATGGCCACGGCCACCGGCACCACGAGATGGCTCAGCCCCGGGGCGGCCACCTCCACGCCCTCGACCGCGGACAGCACGCTGATGGCCGGCGTGATCAGGGAGTCGCCGTAGAACAGCGATACCCCGATGATGCCGATGACCACGAGCACGCGGGCCTTGTCCGCCTTGTCGGCGTAGAGCCGCCGCGCCAGGGCGGTGAGCGCCATGACGCCGCCCTCGCCGTCGTTGTCGGCGCGCATGAGGATGCCGACGTACTTCACCGACACGATGAGCGTGACCGACCAGAACATCAGGGAGATGACGCCGTAGACGTCGCTGACGTTCGCCTGCACGGCGTTGTGGTCGAGGGAGAACACCGTCTGCAGCGCGTAGAGCGGGCTCGTGCCGATGTCGCCGAAGACGATCCCGAGCGCGGCCAGCACGAGCGCGGTGCCACCGGCGTTCGGGTGCGACGGGGCCGTCGTGGCCCCGGAGTCCGGTGACGGCACCTCCGTCGTCTCGGACGGGGTTTCCGCGTGCGTCACCTGGTGCCTCCCGCGGCGAGTTCAGTAGGTCCATCGTGATCGTGGTGGTCGACGGATGTCGAGCCGAGATCACCCTGTCGGTGCGGCCGACCGGCCGCAGGTCGAGGCCGACCGGTGCGGTAATCTGCTCGGGCGGTCGTCGCGCAGCGATGGCACGCGGGCTGTAGCGCAGCTTGGTAGCGCACCTGACTGGGGGTCAGGGGGTCGCAGGTTCAAATCCTGTCAGCCCGACAGCGGGAAACCGCAGGTCAGGGGCCGTGTCCGGAGAGATCCGGAACGGCCCCTGACCGCCTTCTGGGGTGATTTGACCACCATTTTGACCACCATGAGGCCACCCTTACCTGCTCGCTGAGCAGCGCTGATGGTCCCGTGCGGAACCCCTCGGTTCTGCGTCTCCGGGGACGGAGGTGACCGTGGCTATCGGTCGAGTGCGTCGCCGAGGACGTCGATCGCCCGGCGGGCGACGTCGGGGGAGAGGGGGCCGTAGATGTCGCCGGTGATGGC
Protein-coding regions in this window:
- the xerD gene encoding site-specific tyrosine recombinase XerD, producing the protein MGGGARLTATVSDVSAIERVVTGYLDHLTVERGLAANSIASYRRDLRRYTAYLAGAGVTALREIAESDVEGFLVALRQGDDEHPPLSASSAARAVVAVRGLHRFALLDGLVPDDVAHEVRPPSPAKRLPKAIPVESVVALIEAAGSVEGPRGLRDRALLELLYSTGARISEAVGLAVDDLDHGQAAVRLAGKGGKERVVPVGSYALKAVEDYLVRARPALAAAGRAGVRGGALFLNVRGGSLSRQSAWAILRTAAERAGLTAEVSPHTLRHSFATHLLDGGADVRVVQELLGHASVTTTQVYTLVTVDRLREVYASSHPRALR
- a CDS encoding ParA family protein; the protein is MATRADAASPAVARPQDTDPEMGAAALRSGDPAKARQTKLPDPKPLTEHGPARVIAMCNQKGGVGKTTSTINLGAALVEHGRKVLLVDLDPQGALSVGLGVPAQNLDRTIYNALMERNTTLADVTVPTDIPGLDLVPSNIDLSAAEVQLVSEVAREQTLLRVLAAAREHYDYILIDCQPSLGLLTVNALTAAQGVIIPLECEFFSLRGVALLVDTIDKVKERLNPSLEISGILATMYDSRTVHCREVFSRVVEAFGDTVFQTVITRTVRFPETTVAGQPITTWAPTSSGASAYRDLAKEVLAL
- a CDS encoding segregation and condensation protein A, with protein sequence MVSSPPDPAAQPEGGQRFTVKLTNFEGPFDLLLQLIGKHKLDVTEIALSKVTDEFIAHLRALGDELDLDQASEFLVIAATLLDLKAARLLPAAEVEDEEDLELLEARDLLFARLLQYKAYKEAAAFLREREAQAARRFARDAALEPRFAELMPEVLLGITPQQFAALAARALTPKAPQTVSVSHLHAPAVSVAEQLLAVRNQLIRSGTASFRALTADCAHTVEVVARFLALLELYRQQRVVFEQVTPLGDLSVRWTGGTADDEPTDADEEYA
- the scpB gene encoding SMC-Scp complex subunit ScpB, which translates into the protein MTEGEKTPISWDALAAELAATREEAEARGDADPETWDAVASQLAARVAEREPEAVEILPPVDEPAPLPPPVAAVPAPKPEPEPEPEQLEIALLEPEELRGGLEALLFVMDDPVDVATLATALRCPPHQVVEGLAGLAEEYDRRRSGLVLRKVGEGWRLYTRDDYAEVVERYLVGGQQSRLTQAALETLAVIAYRQPVTRSRVSAIRGVGVDGVMRTLIGRGLVHEVGTDPDSGGGLYETTPLFLERLGLTGLDELPELAPLLPETSAVLDEHPDA
- a CDS encoding DUF559 domain-containing protein → MPRRPVPSRLQQPSTRRAAALAGLSDWHLRHRDITRLSRDTYVSAADAGELRNRLPAILMTAPPGAVISHHTAAAMWKVAIPLQPESDVVHLIVPPGSRVRNRSDRRFHRTELASDDVERRWGFVVTTPERTWRDLAAVLEPAALLAVTDQLLDVLCRPAHLEAALARRPTGPGAARARRALAVADPKVDSPMESVLRWLLHEAGLPRPVLQHRAMDERGRQIGFGDLAWPDRKVLIEFDGDHHRERKTFVDDLRRQNRLVLEGWTVLRFSSADVLGRPEEVVAAVRRALGS
- a CDS encoding pseudouridine synthase; translation: MDITTGAGEGWSEDMELAPAHPGDTEAPDAAHPEGERLQKVLARAGVGSRRVVENMVDEGRIAVNGRTVTVQGMRVDPHRDRIAVDGVRIEVRDDRVTYALNKPAGVITAMSDDRARPTVGDMVGDLAPGLVHVGRLDQDTEGLLLVTNDGELAHRLAHPSYEVPKTYLAQVSGSVPRDMAKRLRAGIELDDGPVKVDAFRVVDTHAGQSVVEVVLHEGRKHIVRRLLAEVGLPVSRLTRTAVGPVQLNRMRVGSIRKLTRQELGSLQELVGL
- the aroH gene encoding chorismate mutase; this encodes MAVRAIRGATQVDADDREQVLEATRELVTAVMDRNALVHDDVISILFTATPDIVSEFPALAARELGFGDVPLMCATEMNVPHALPRVLRLMAHVDVEKPREDIQHVYLRGAVALRRDIAQ
- the cmk gene encoding (d)CMP kinase, encoding MTAEFSGQITLDGPSGTGKSSVARQVAQQLGAHYLDTGAMYRAATVAVLDAGVALDDKVAVARAVSAATIEVGTDARREKVKVDGVDVRQRIRGAEVTRAVSPVSAVPAVRRLLVARQRELVNGADAVVVEGRDIGTVVLPDATLKIYLTASPEVRAQRRAGQLGVTDPDKIAALAADLRRRDDYDSRRADSPLRPAEDAVVVDSTDLAQEETVAKVVALALDAVRTGQAS